The Calditrichota bacterium genome includes the window TTTTTGAGCGCGGTTTCCAGACGGTCAATGGCGTAGGGTTTGTCATTGAGGAAAATTTGCTGCCGGGCATCAATAAAAATCGTCAGCTTTTGTACCTTTTCTACCACGGATGTTTTGGCGGCAGGGAGGTCCAATTTCATTCCAGGCTGTTCCTGAAAGGTGGACGTCACCATAAAGAAGATCAAAAGAATAAATAAGACATCGATCAGCGATGTGATGTTAAGCGACAGCTTTTTTCGCGTCTGCAGGGCAATGTGCATCGTTTGTTATCCTAATTTATAGAACGGCTGTTTTAATAAAATTCATTTGTGAGTTCACTCTAAAAATCACGAATCCTGCCAATTTAATTTCAATAAAATCAATTTATGACATGAGTGGGCAAAGGCTTTTTAGAGCGGACGCATTTTTCATTTAAATCGTTCCGAGTCCGGGCTTAAAACTCTGCTGCGTCCGCAGTGATTTTCTTTTCAATAGCCACAATTTTTCTCACCAGTTCCCCTGTGTATTTTTCAATTTCCAGAACGATATCTTCGGCCTTGTGGTAAAAATAATTATAAAAAATTAAGGCGGTTACACCGATGGAAAGGCCAAAAACCGTCGTGATAAGAGCCTCGGAAATTCCGGCCGA containing:
- a CDS encoding biopolymer transporter ExbD, with the protein product MHIALQTRKKLSLNITSLIDVLFILLIFFMVTSTFQEQPGMKLDLPAAKTSVVEKVQKLTIFIDARQQIFLNDKPYAIDRLETALKKQVTESHPSTLVLKADKTVPHGLVVEVMDLVKQAGIKKLVIATEVQLPAQK